The DNA sequence ACTGTCGGTCTTATTACATATATGAGAACGGACTCTGTTAGAACTGAGCCTGAATCATTAAATGCTCTACGTGAATATGTTAAGGGCCAATATGGTGAGAAATTCTTATCACCTGAACCAATTGAATATAAGAAGAAGGGAAGTAGTAAGGTTCAAGATGCCCACGAGGCCATCAGACCGACTTCTCTTGAATATACTCCTAGTCAACTAAGAGGCGATCTAGAGCCAGATGAGCAAAAATTATATGAGCTAATCTGGAATAAGTTTATTTCTTCTCAAATGAGTCAAGCGATTATCGACCAAACAGCGGTAACCTTTGAATGTGAAGGCCACTTCTTTAAAGCAAATGGATCGATCATAAAGTTTCCAGGTTTTAGAACTGTTTATATGGAAGCAGCTGCTGAAAAAGCTTCACGTCGTGGAGGCAATGACGAAGAGGATGAAAATGACACACCAAAGGCAACAGGAGAGTTACCTGTAATTGAAGTAGGTGAGCAAATGCCAGCGAAGAATGGACCTGCTGAGCAGGAGCACTGGACTTCACCACCTCCTCGCTATAACGAAGCTTCACTAGTTAAGACTCTTGAAGAGAAGGGGATTGGACGTCCATCAACTTATGCTTCAATTATTTCTAACATCCAAGACCGCGGTTATGTAGAAAAGGTTGAAAACCGTTTCATGTCAACAGAGCTTGGAACTGTTGTTTGTAAGATGCTTATTGAATCTTTTCCAGATGTAATGGATGTTGCCTTTACGGCCAATGTTGAAAAGCTTCTGGATAAAATTGAAGACGGTGAAATTAAGTGGAAGAAAGTTCTTAAGGAATTCTGGCAAGGTTTTGAAAAGACTCTTGAAAAAGCAAAAGAGGAAATGAAGAACCTTAAGAAACAAGAGATACCAACTGGTATTGACTGTCATAAATGTGAAGACGGAGAGTACCTTATTAAGTGGGGACGTAATGGTCAGTTCCTTGCTTGTCGTAACTACCCAGATTGTACTTCGACTCATGACTTTAAAAAGCATCTAGATGGAAAGATTGAAATTCTTCCTAAGGACTGGTTTAGAGACCCGTGCCCAGAGTGTGGAAAGCGTTTAGAAGTTAAAAAAGGGAAGTATGGACGTTTCGTTAGATGTGAAGAATATCCAAAGTGTGAAACAACACTTCCATATACTATTGATGTCACTTGTCCAAAGTGTAAGGTTGGTAAATTTGCAGAGAAGAAGTCTCGCTACGGGAAGATCTTCTATGGTTGTACGAATTATCCAGAATGTGAAACTGCACTATGGAATGAACCAAAGATAATGGACTGTCCTGCTTGTGGATTTGGCGTTATGGGCGTTAAGGAAACTAAGAGATGGGGAAAACAGCTTCAATGTCCTGAGTGTAAGCACTCGGTAGATTGGGAAGATACCCCATTTGCTAAAGAAGAAGCACAAGAGAATAAAGAGTAATTAATTATGATCAATAAAAATATGGCCCTTGTTTTTTGCAAGGGCTTTCTTATGGGCATTGCCGACTTAATCCCTGGCGTTTCGGGCGGAACTATTGCATTTATTACTGGAATCTATGATAAGTTACTGGCCACAGTAGCGGCTATTGATAAAGGCCTTATTAAGGATGCGCTAACTTTTAATATAAAGAATATTTCTGAGAAGGTTGATTTAAAATTCATCATTCCTTTAGGGATAGGAATTCTCGGGGCCATGCTTTCGCTTGCAAGGTTAATGCATTATCTCATTAATTATCACCCTGTCCCAACATGGGGTCTATTTTTGGGCTTGATATCGGCCTCTATTATTGTCATTGCTAGAGACTTAAAGGATCGTAAGAGTCTAATGGCCCTTACTATGGTGGCCTTAGGTGCTGCAATCGGCTTTGTTATTACGCAACTTGTACCAGTAACAACTCCAACAGACTTATGGTTTATCTATATTTGTGGGCTCATAGGAATTACGGCCATGATTCTTCCTGGAATCTCAGGTTCTTTTATTCTTCTAATTTTAGGAAAGTATGAGTATGTAACAGGGGCCTTAAAGAATCCATTTCAAGAGGGGGCCCTGGTTATCATAGGCGTCTTTGCACTTGGTTGTTTAACGGGACTTGTGAGCTTTTCAAAAGTTTTAAACTTCTTTATGAAGAATTTTCGTGAACGTACGATGGCCTTCCTTGTTGGGATTCTTCTTGGTACATTGTCTAAGGTGTGGCCTTGGAGAGAAGTGACAAAGTCAGTGGTTATCCGTGGCAAAACAAAAGTCCTTTCTGAGAGTCTCTACTTTCCAACTTCTTTTACGTCAGAAGATATCCTTGCTGTTATGCTTGTTGTCATCGGTTTTTTCTTTGTCTTCTTTTTAGAGCGTAGTGCTAACAGAAGCAACTAAAAACATTGTATAGTTCAGTGACTTGACCTTTTATTTAATTCTCATTAACATTCGTTTGGTTATCCAAACTAAATATTCAATGGGAGAATAAATGAAAAAGTTGTTTATCGCTTTAATTGCAGCTACGACAGTTAGTGCTGCGACAACACAAGAGCTAGAAAGAAGAATCGACATTCTTTCTAAAGAAGTACAGAGCATGCAGTCAAAAGGCCTTTCATCTAAGGTAAGTCTTGGTGGTTATGGTGAGGTTATCTACACTGATAATAGTGAAGGTACATCTCAGTGGGATACTTTAAGAAATGTTCTTTATGTAGGTTATCAATTCAGTGAGAAATGGTCATTTATGACTGAAATCGAAATCGAGCACGCTGATGAAATCTATACTGAATTTGCAGAGATTCGCTATGCTCACTCTGATCTACTAAACTTCAAAGCTGGTCTTTTACTTACTCCAATCGGTATTGTTAACACTGAGCACGAGCCAACTCGTTTTATTGGTGTTAAGCGTCCAAGACTTGAAAATGCAATCATTCCAACGACTATGCGTGAAAACGGTGCAGGAGTTTATGGTACATGGAATAATCTTGAATATAAGTACTACATCATGAACTCACTTAAATCAGATGGTTTTTCTGAAGGTGGTGTACGTGGTGGACGTCAAAAAGGTGCTAAAGCTGATGCAGGTCATTGGTCACATGTTGCTAGAGTTGATTACGGATTTGACTTTGGTCTAGATCTAGGAACATCAATCTACGTAGGTACATCTAATGGAACAGCTCAAGGTGAGCACAATATCTACGATGTTCACTTAACATATAATTACAAAGGCCTAATGGTGAAGGCATTATATGTTTACTCAACTCTTGATGGTAAAGAATTCTCAGCAGCAACAGGAAATGTTGTAGCAGACGTAATGCAAGGTTACTATGTTGATCTAGCTTACAATATTACTCATGGTAAAACATATTCGATTATGCCATATGTAAGATACGAAAGTTACAACACTCAAGATGATGTTGATTCATCTGTTGGTGTAGCTGATAAAGCAAATGATAAAGAGCATATCACAGCTGGTATTATGTTTAAGCCACTTGATAAGATTTCTTTTAAAGCTGACTTCACAAAATTAAATAATGCATCTAATGCAGGTGAGTCAGAAGAAGTTAACTTTGGGATCGGATGGGAATACTAAAATTTTCAATTCTATTCAATATTAGGGCAGTAAAGGGGATTTTCCTCTTTACTGTTTTCTTGTTTTTTACACAAGTTCAAGTTCATGCAGGAATTAAGGAAACTCTTTCTAAGAAGTATCCTGATTGCTCGTTTGTTGAGAAGTCTAAGTTTTTAACTGATAATGAGTTTGAAACAATTAAATCAAAATACCCAACTCGAAATATTCGTCGCTTTTATTCTTTCTATAAGAGAGAGTGTAAGAATAAGATATCATACGATTTTATCTTTACCGATACAGTTCGTACAAAGAATCAAGTTCTTCACGTCCACATAGTAAAGAATAATATTGAAAGTTTAGCAATTGTTAAATTTGAAGAACCTTCTGAATATAAGGTTAAGAAAAGTTGGCTTTCTCGCTTTAAATCACAGAGGCCAGATTCAATAGATATCGTTTCCGGAGCGACTCTTTCTTCAAATAGTACAAAATTCCTAGTGTGGTTGTCGCTATATCTACAAAAAGATATACTCTAGTCTAAGTTATGACACCCTCGGAAAAAAATAATCTATTTATCTCAAATTACTTCATTGTTGCAACAGGGACAATATACTTTGTGGCCAAGTATTTTATGGCCATTGAAGGTGACTGGGGAGTCGAAACTCATCCACTTTCAATTTGGATGCAAAAGCTTCACATTTTATCTGTGCCTTTTCTTCTTTTCTTTGTCGGGACAATTTTTTCAAATCATATCTACAAGAGAGTAGTAAGTGGCTACAAGAAGTCACGCACATCGGGAATTTTTCTAATTGGGCTCTTTGTCGTTATGAGCTTATCTGGATATTTAATTCAGGTTAGTGATAATGATCTCCTAAGACAGTGGTCTGCCTATATTCACCTTGGAGTGTCTCTTGTGTGGAGCCTAGGCTTCACTTACCATCACGTGATGGCCAATCGCTAAACTTGTTGTAGCTTCTTATCAACTAGCTCTCCAATAGCATGAGGGCGAACTAGGTGAAAAGCATAGAACATATGAAGACATCTTAAGTGATAAAAGTCTCTTAGGCCTCCTATTCCAGTATCTGTAATCATCGGCATCATATTGTCTGGTAATTCAAGATTCATCTCTTTAAATAATTTCACTCTTTCATCGCGATATGACTCATGAATAGCTTTAACTTTTTCTTTTAGTTCTTCATCATTATCAATCATGGCCTGAAGCTCTTTGGTAAATCCCTGGCCCTCGATTTGGCTAATGGCCTTATAGACGACAGGATCTACTAACCAATAGATCGTTGGAAATGGAACCTTATCAACAACTGGAGTTACTTTGATTGAAGCTGGTCTACCGTCATCTGTTCTTGCTGAAACTTCAATAATACCTCTGGCCTCTCTTTTTAAAAAAGCTTCAATCTGTTCAATATCATTTTGCGTAGCTTGTGTGCTCAAAATAGAGATGCTCCTATAGTATAAAAAATTGAAAATGAATTTATATCTTCTCTTGCACTTTGTTCTTTAAGAATTTCAACTTTAGTTCGATCTGTTCGATCAACTAAAGTGGCCTTGTAAGAACGATAGGCTGCGACCGTAACTTCGGCAAAGAATGGAAAACGATAGACTTCTTTAACTTGCTCAATACCAACAGAGAGCGAGCCTCCGAATGAGTCATAGTTTAGTTTTAACTCTTTACCATTTGTATCAATGTTGAAGTCATCAAGGTCTAGAGAGTTAAGAAGCCAGCTTGGACCAAACTTAACGTAGAGTTTAAATCTTTTAAATCCAATATGACGTAAAAAATCAATTTCATAAATATCACTATTAATACGTATAGTGGGTGTTATATTGAAGGATCTAAAGTTTCCTCGCCCTTCTAAAACATTATTATCGTAGGCGAAGCGAAGATCACGTGCGCGCCCAAAAGTCGTATGGGACTCTAGCCCAATTTCAACTCTTTCAAGTCGAAATGAAAATTGTGTATAAATACCAAAAGCTTTTGATTCTTCACGGTCTTCGATATCGTATTTATTTTCAAATTGATCGTCGTCTAATTCGTTAAAAACAGTGTTTTGTATAGTGAAACCAGCTCTTAGGTAGAACTCATATGGCCCAGAAGCACTTCTTACATTTAAAGAAGCAAGAGAGGTTATAAATATGAGAATCAGTTTAAAATTCTGCATGAAAAAAATATCCAATTGATTTCTTGTCTAAGTCCGGGGCGATGATTGCATATGCTGTTCCTTCAAAGATTGAAGGAAATAGTGTCATTGGGTTTATTAAGTGGCCAAAAAAGCGCCCAACCTTGCTATCTCCATTTAGTAGAGACATTGATAGCTTTTCAAAGCCGTAGCCCATAACTGCACCAAGTACAGGCGTTTGATAGAGGTCTTGAACTGAGGCAGGCTCTGTATAAACTTCAATAAGAAACTCAAAGATGGTACTTGAGACAAAAGTTAATGCGAGGGCATCTGAATATCGATAACTTCGAGCACGATAGTAGAGAAACATTTGTGAACCAGTATATGGGTGAACCATATAGTTCCAAAACGGCTCATCGCGATCAAAAACAATTTTCCCAAAATTCTTGCGGTAGGTATCCCATGAACCTTCATTTTTTACCGTATCCCATTGAGTTAGAGGGTAGGCAATGAGAGAGATTCCAAAAACAAAACCAACGTCTTTATAAATTTCTTCTTTTGTGTGATCTCGATCTTGGTAAAAATACTTTTTTTGTGCAAAAGAAGTACTTTGCATGCACAGAGTAATTATTGTAAAAGATAGGCTAATAATAAAATTTTTCACGATGTAATCTTATATAAAGTTCGCCACATTCTGGCCAATAATACATTGCGATAATTAAGTCAGTTCACTATTAATATGAAAAAAACAATCTATTTTTTACTAATTTTATTTACTTCATTACAAGTCGCTGCTCAAAGTTCTAATTATCTTGTTTTTGATGAGAGAGAAGATGGGCCATGGTTTCCGGTACAGTTATATATCAATGGTTCATTTGACGTTATTCAAAACCCTTATTGGTTTGATCAGAAGGACTACTTTGAAAAGCATAAGATTGTTTGGAACAAGGTAAAAGACCCCATTCATTCGATTAAAAAGAATGGTGGATTTGATACATTTCTAAAAGAAGAGTTCCTAAGTAGCCGCGTGCTACCAAATATTTTCCTTCATACATTTGGTGGGGCATATGAGACGAAGAAGCTCATGGAGTACTCAGACTTCTACGATATAAAGTGGGCCAAGACTTTTACGTTTCTTGTAACCTTTGCCATGCACTTTGGAAATGAGGCCAATGAAACAACTCAGCCAGAAGTGTCTGCACTTGATCATATTGCAGACCTTTACATCTTTGATGTTGCGGCATTCTTCTTGGGTTTAAATGATCCCTTTATGAATTTTATGGTTGATGAAATAGGTATGACGACTTGGCATTTTATGCCAGTCTATGATGTTGAACATGAAGACTTTTTTAACGTTGGACTGAATTATATCATGCGCCCGAAGTTTCTTCACTTCGATAAGTTTAGGCCACTTCTTTATATGGGGATGATGAATATGCTAGGTTTAACTTATGATCATGGTGACCTCTCTCATTCAATTACGGCCGGGATGGCGTTTACAAATCCTCTTGAGCAGAAAGGCCGCTTTGTTTATGGTTATTTCTTAGAAACCATGGGGAGACAAGCTGCGTCACTGCTTATGAATAGTTCTGAGGACTTTAGAGTCCGTCTAAATCTTTATCCTGCACTATTCCATTTTTATGCTGATAGCGTTTCTAATTTTGCACTTATGCTTGGTCAAACGAAGAACGAAGACTTTGCCTTTGGGATCAATTATGAACTTCCTATTAGTATCGGGAATCTAAACTAGGATAAGATTAGCTTGCTTGCATATTACTGAAAGCGTACTATAGATGCGAAATATAGGACAATTTATGGTTAAGATTAATAAGCAAGCACTTGAAAATTATCAAACAAAATACGGAAGTGATTCAATTCTAAATGTTAATAAGGGAATTGAAAAAGAAGGCCTTCGCGTACAGGTTGATAGTGGAAAACTTGCTAGTTCGGATCATGACACAAAATTTGGTTCAAAGCTTCTTCATAAGTGGATCACAACTGACTTCGCTGAGGGCCTTCTTGAGTTTATCACTCCCGTTTCAAAATCTAATCGTGAAACATTAAGCACCCTCGGCAATCTTCAGCACTATGTATTAGAGCAAGATTCAAATGAAATAATATGGCCATCATCAATGCCTTGTATTTTACCGGAAGATAAAGATATTAAACTTGCATATTATGGTGAGAGTAATTCTGGCCGACTAAAGACCCTCTACCGTTCAGGGCTGGGGCTTCGTTACGGTCGGTCAATGCAGGCCATTGCTGGCCTTCACTATAATTTTTCAATGACTGAAGAGTTTTGGAAGAATTGGCATGAACTAAGTGGTAGCGATCTTTCCTTACAATTATTTATTAATGAAGAATATCTCAATCTTTGTCGTAATTTTAGAAGTTACTCAAATGTCCTGCTCTATTTATTTGGAAATTCTGTTTCTGTTCACGAGTCGTTTCTTAATGGTAAGAAGCATAACCTCGAAGTTATTCATGACGATGAAATTCATGGAAAAACTTATGGTACAAAAGAGGGGACTTGTTTAAGAATGGGAGGACTTGGTTATACGGGCGCATCTCAGAATGGGATTCGTATTTGTTATAACGGCCTTGATAGTTATTGTGATAGTTTAGAAGAGGCGCTGCAAATGAACTTTGCAGACTTTGATAAGATTGGCTTAAGAAATGAAAAAGGTGAGCTTCAGCAAATTAGCACTCATATTCTTCAAATCGAAAATGAGTTTTATTCTATAATTAGGCCAAAGCGAATTGCTCCTCCTGGAAAAAGTGCTCTCGCTAGCTTAAGAAGCAAGGGGATTGAATATATTGAAGTAAGGCTTCTTGATTTAAACCCATTTGCAAAGAATGGGATTACTAAAACTCAGGCAGACTTCCTAGATGCATTTCTTTTGACATGTCTATTCATGCAGGCCGATAAGTGTAATCGAGAAATCTATAATGAGATTGAAGATAATAATCAACTCATTGTTAAACAGGGAAGAAGTGCTGGATTAGAAATTAGTCTAAATGGTTCAAAGATTAATTATCAAGAGTATCTAGCAAAATTCTTTAATCAAATGACTGAGGTAATTCATGCTATTTCAGATGGGGAGCGTAAGGAAGAATTACTCTTTGCCATTGAAGAGCAACGTAAGTTAATTGATCCTGCAAACTCTTTATCGCAGAAGGTATTTGATCTCGTCTCACAAAAGGGACATATCCAAGCAATGAAAGAACTTGCTCTTGAGCATCGTAAAGAGTTGGCATCTACAGATGTAAATCAAATTTTTCAAGAAGAGTTGGCACTTGAAAAGAACTCATCAATACAGCGCCAGGTGGAGTTTGAAAAACTCGACGACGTAGACTTTGAAGAATACGTCGCCGCATATGTTGCTTCTAGTTTTTCAAAATAGAGATTGAATAAAAGTAAGTACTAAGTAAATTAAACCAAATGCGATCGCAAGTAGTGTTAAATTAACTGTGTGCTTAATAATCTTATAAAGAACAATATTCGTTTGCTTAAGTGTTCTTACCTTTAAAAGAGCTGGAGTAACGGCACCAAAGATTGCATTTACTAGTCCTCTTTGGTCACCTGGAACATTTGGAACCAGAGTGATTCTCATAATTTGCTTAAAAATAAAATTGATTATCTTTCCAACGATATTCGTTGGGCGATCAACTTCAAGCATAAGAATAATTCTTTCATTTTCAGAATTATTGAATGCAAAATGAAGATATGTTTCATCAAAAAGTAAGGCCTCTCCATCTCGCCAAGAATAATCAGTACCATCAATATTGATGTAACAACGGTCATCATTAGGAGTTTTAAGACCTAGGTGATAGCGAAGAGAAGTGGCAACAGGGTCTAAGTGCTTTGTTAGCTTTGATCCTACTGGAAGGATTGAGTACATGGCACCATTGACACCAGGAACCTTTGAAACAAGTTCAACAGTTTTAGGACATAACTCTTTTGCCGATTTAAGAGTTGTTCCATACCAAGTAAGGTAGAACTTTGACCAACCGTACTTGTAGAAAGTTCTAAAACCAATATCGTAATATGCACTTGAAGTAGGATCTTTTACCTTATCGAAATATCCATTCTCTCTTAAATTTACGGCCTCATTGCGAATTGTTTCCCAATTATCCTGAACTAATTTAAGTTCTGGAAAGTCAGCAAGGTTCATAATGGGTTTTGCCGCGCGCTTCTTTGTGAACATATAGAGTAGACAATTTAAAGGTGCAAAGATTGGCCAACCCTTACGTAGATAGAAATTTAAACTCTCGTATCTTTCGGTTCCACGGTACGCGTAGACATAGCCCATAGAGGCAATTCCAAAAAGAAAGAGAAAAATGAGTACAGATATAACGCTAATAGTCTTATCCTCGTTTAAGTTTTAACAATTAGGATCAAATATACATCAAGCGTTTGCTTTCCTCCATGATTTTTCTCAGTATGTGTAATGTGTCATTTTTTATAGGTAAGTTGATGAAAGGGTTCAGTCTAGCTCTGGATGCTTTACTACACCTTTATATATTGGGCTACATTTCTCAACGCCAACAAATTGAAATGTCGAACTCTTCACACTAGACACTGGGGCAGTTGCCGTTTCGAGGAAGGCCTTGGTTTTGGAAATTTCTGGTTTCGTAAATGTTCCCTTGATGACTTGTTGTAGTTCAGGGCAATACTTCTCATCAACAATAGAAACAATAAAGTCTTTAAAATTCTGCTTTTTTAAATTGGCGGCCCCTTGAGCAATAATTAGATGCTCTTGTGTTGCTACAGCGACATCATTAAATATTAGTAGGTCTCCGGCAAGTGTTACCCCTGCATTAACCTGCTTCAGGTTTGTGTCCCCGCCCCGAAAGCCACCAACTGTTTGCCCTAGGCTTGCAGCACTTGTGTAGAGAAGTCCGATAGGGCCAAGTGCCACAACTGCTGCGGCATCGATAAGCCCAATACTTCGAGTATCGAGAAAGTTAGAAATAACGTCATCGACTCTAAATCCTGTTAGAATTAAGTTCTTGCCTGATAGGTTTGTAAAGATATGATCATTTGCTTTTACCTCAATATTTATAAGGCCAGATAGCCCTAGGCCAGCATCAAAGTATTTAATGATATGGTTAATATCTAGGTTGTTATAACTTAAGTCAATATCTTTAAGTGTAGGAAGGTTCAGTGTTAGGACGCCTCGATTCTTAGTTCCAAAGTCTGGAATATGAATCTGTCCTATCTCAATTGTTGTGCCTTCTTTCTTATGAACAAAACAGCTCATACTCTTAAGTTTGAAATTCTGAAGTTGAATACCGACTGCTTTGACTTTTATTTTGGAATTAAGGGCCTGGATGAAGCGATCAATTTTTTTTGCATTAACATCAATTTCTAAAAAACTAATATTAATTGAATCAACTTTAAGTTCACTTCTTTCATCTAACTGATACTTTAGATTATGGAGAGTCCACTGACCGATACTGACTTTTTCAACACGTTCAATCTTTACGTCAACCATGGAAAGAGATTTCTTTATCACCCACTTATAATTCAATATAAGAAGAAGTAGAGTAGTGATGAATATGAGCAAAGTGCCTAGAAGTATCTTTTTCATGAGTAAAATGATCGGTTACATGTCAATATTATATATTTATCACAATTAAAGCATATAAGCAGAAAATCTAAAATAAAAACTATATTAATTGAATTAATTTATTCATCGCTTTTATGATGCGCTATAATAGATTAAATTATGTTTAAAAAGCTAATCCCTCAAACATTACAGACACTGTCTAAGGCCAGTAAAGAGTATAATTCCTACTGTCCTTTTGTCTTAGATCACAAGTCAAGGCCCGTACCTGAGGGGATAAAGACTCGTTATGCTAGGTATGACGATGCTCAAGCAATTGCTCGTATCATCAGTGAAAATAATATTGATTCAAATCTCGACTACTCCTTCTTTTTTGAAAGAACAAAAAAGGAGTTGGCCCGTGGTGGGAATTTAAAAGGCTTTCATCTGATCGTTGCCATTCTTGATGAAGAAGTTGTTGGCTATGGTAGATCAATCTTATACACGCAGGAAATGGTGGATCGCTACAAATACAAGGCTCCTATTGGTTGGTACCTTATGGGCCTTACTGTTTTACCTGAATATCGAGGGTGCGGCATAGGAGATCTTCTAACTCAAGAGCGACTAAGACATATTGGCCAGATCTCTACAAAAGCCTACTATGTTGTTAACGAAAAAAATAAGACTTCAATTAAAATGCATGAAAAGTATGGTTTTAAAATAAAAGAAAAAGGGCCAGGCTTTTTAAAGATAGCATTTAATGACGGGCTAGGAATTCTATA is a window from the Bacteriovorax sp. BAL6_X genome containing:
- a CDS encoding DUF368 domain-containing protein, with product MINKNMALVFCKGFLMGIADLIPGVSGGTIAFITGIYDKLLATVAAIDKGLIKDALTFNIKNISEKVDLKFIIPLGIGILGAMLSLARLMHYLINYHPVPTWGLFLGLISASIIVIARDLKDRKSLMALTMVALGAAIGFVITQLVPVTTPTDLWFIYICGLIGITAMILPGISGSFILLILGKYEYVTGALKNPFQEGALVIIGVFALGCLTGLVSFSKVLNFFMKNFRERTMAFLVGILLGTLSKVWPWREVTKSVVIRGKTKVLSESLYFPTSFTSEDILAVMLVVIGFFFVFFLERSANRSN
- a CDS encoding DUF501 domain-containing protein, which translates into the protein MSTQATQNDIEQIEAFLKREARGIIEVSARTDDGRPASIKVTPVVDKVPFPTIYWLVDPVVYKAISQIEGQGFTKELQAMIDNDEELKEKVKAIHESYRDERVKLFKEMNLELPDNMMPMITDTGIGGLRDFYHLRCLHMFYAFHLVRPHAIGELVDKKLQQV
- a CDS encoding GNAT family N-acetyltransferase, yielding MFKKLIPQTLQTLSKASKEYNSYCPFVLDHKSRPVPEGIKTRYARYDDAQAIARIISENNIDSNLDYSFFFERTKKELARGGNLKGFHLIVAILDEEVVGYGRSILYTQEMVDRYKYKAPIGWYLMGLTVLPEYRGCGIGDLLTQERLRHIGQISTKAYYVVNEKNKTSIKMHEKYGFKIKEKGPGFLKIAFNDGLGILYECSLINRESNGLL
- the gshA gene encoding glutamate--cysteine ligase encodes the protein MVKINKQALENYQTKYGSDSILNVNKGIEKEGLRVQVDSGKLASSDHDTKFGSKLLHKWITTDFAEGLLEFITPVSKSNRETLSTLGNLQHYVLEQDSNEIIWPSSMPCILPEDKDIKLAYYGESNSGRLKTLYRSGLGLRYGRSMQAIAGLHYNFSMTEEFWKNWHELSGSDLSLQLFINEEYLNLCRNFRSYSNVLLYLFGNSVSVHESFLNGKKHNLEVIHDDEIHGKTYGTKEGTCLRMGGLGYTGASQNGIRICYNGLDSYCDSLEEALQMNFADFDKIGLRNEKGELQQISTHILQIENEFYSIIRPKRIAPPGKSALASLRSKGIEYIEVRLLDLNPFAKNGITKTQADFLDAFLLTCLFMQADKCNREIYNEIEDNNQLIVKQGRSAGLEISLNGSKINYQEYLAKFFNQMTEVIHAISDGERKEELLFAIEEQRKLIDPANSLSQKVFDLVSQKGHIQAMKELALEHRKELASTDVNQIFQEELALEKNSSIQRQVEFEKLDDVDFEEYVAAYVASSFSK
- a CDS encoding aspartyl/asparaginyl beta-hydroxylase domain-containing protein translates to MGYVYAYRGTERYESLNFYLRKGWPIFAPLNCLLYMFTKKRAAKPIMNLADFPELKLVQDNWETIRNEAVNLRENGYFDKVKDPTSSAYYDIGFRTFYKYGWSKFYLTWYGTTLKSAKELCPKTVELVSKVPGVNGAMYSILPVGSKLTKHLDPVATSLRYHLGLKTPNDDRCYINIDGTDYSWRDGEALLFDETYLHFAFNNSENERIILMLEVDRPTNIVGKIINFIFKQIMRITLVPNVPGDQRGLVNAIFGAVTPALLKVRTLKQTNIVLYKIIKHTVNLTLLAIAFGLIYLVLTFIQSLF
- the topA gene encoding type I DNA topoisomerase, which encodes MTQSEVVSEAATNAASKKASKKAAKKTTKKKTAKKTAKKTAKKKVAKKAAKKTAKKTAKKTTKKKAASVKDKDYKLVIVESPSKAKTIKKYLGRGFQVVASNGHIKDLPKSKLGVDIKENFEIDLVPIAGKAAKIERIQELAKDANEIFLAPDLDREGEAIAFHLAEEIGKRKKIRRVIFNAVTKNAVTNAVENPVDLNVNMYDAQKTRRVLDRLVGYKISPILWDKVQRGISAGRVQSVALRIIVEREDEIKAFIPEQWFSIHGEMEKDGTLFEFKYYGEEAKKKTELTDEEFTKQIVKDVNGKEFEVIDVKKRERKQNPTPPFTTSKLQQEAANKLGFTAKRTMMVAQKLYEGIATTDFGTVGLITYMRTDSVRTEPESLNALREYVKGQYGEKFLSPEPIEYKKKGSSKVQDAHEAIRPTSLEYTPSQLRGDLEPDEQKLYELIWNKFISSQMSQAIIDQTAVTFECEGHFFKANGSIIKFPGFRTVYMEAAAEKASRRGGNDEEDENDTPKATGELPVIEVGEQMPAKNGPAEQEHWTSPPPRYNEASLVKTLEEKGIGRPSTYASIISNIQDRGYVEKVENRFMSTELGTVVCKMLIESFPDVMDVAFTANVEKLLDKIEDGEIKWKKVLKEFWQGFEKTLEKAKEEMKNLKKQEIPTGIDCHKCEDGEYLIKWGRNGQFLACRNYPDCTSTHDFKKHLDGKIEILPKDWFRDPCPECGKRLEVKKGKYGRFVRCEEYPKCETTLPYTIDVTCPKCKVGKFAEKKSRYGKIFYGCTNYPECETALWNEPKIMDCPACGFGVMGVKETKRWGKQLQCPECKHSVDWEDTPFAKEEAQENKE
- a CDS encoding DUF3943 domain-containing protein; this encodes MKNFIISLSFTIITLCMQSTSFAQKKYFYQDRDHTKEEIYKDVGFVFGISLIAYPLTQWDTVKNEGSWDTYRKNFGKIVFDRDEPFWNYMVHPYTGSQMFLYYRARSYRYSDALALTFVSSTIFEFLIEVYTEPASVQDLYQTPVLGAVMGYGFEKLSMSLLNGDSKVGRFFGHLINPMTLFPSIFEGTAYAIIAPDLDKKSIGYFFHAEF
- a CDS encoding FMN-binding protein, which gives rise to MGILKFSILFNIRAVKGIFLFTVFLFFTQVQVHAGIKETLSKKYPDCSFVEKSKFLTDNEFETIKSKYPTRNIRRFYSFYKRECKNKISYDFIFTDTVRTKNQVLHVHIVKNNIESLAIVKFEEPSEYKVKKSWLSRFKSQRPDSIDIVSGATLSSNSTKFLVWLSLYLQKDIL